The genomic region ATGTCATAGACAATCTGCTTCAGATATGTCACAAAGGAACTTTTGATAAAATGCAGATAGAAGTCAAGGTAAGTCGTAATCACCTTTAGCAAACCCCAGACCACACTTGTGCATCCATGTGCATCTCACTGGTTTTCTGATTGCATGCCTGGTCTTGTTTCAGTGCGTGTCGGTTAAGACAGCAGAACAAGTTTGCAAACATGTTTGACAACCATTTCTTACATCACAATTATAAAGAATGCTTAAGATACAGTATGATTCCTCAAGATCCCTCCACTGAAATACATCAGTTTAAGGAACCAGTGCAATCCACTGACATTATATTCCAATGAATTTAATAAGTAATAACACATGTGTAATGTATCTCCTGAAATCCAGCTTTGTATTGAGATGTTGTTATATTTCATTTTGAGTGGTCTTACCTGGCCACATCTGCATGTAGTGAGCAATGGCAACAGTTGTGCAACGTGCCTCGAAAGACACACCCACATTAATCTTAAAATGGAAGACTTAACGGCTCTCTGGCTATAATTACTTAATTTTATTAAAAATtgtcacatatatatatatatatggagccCTACAGAGGTTCCTAGGTCATAGTCAGCAATCTGGTGTTTCAGGTCTCTTGTACTTTGGGGCCAGTTCTTTCAGTAGACACAGGACAGGCCCCGCTTCATACTCACTGGTTTCTTCTGTCATTTCCAAACAGAATATGATTGATGATGGCTATGCTGCTACACAGATTCTTAATCAGCTACATGACTGCATCATCGAGGGCCACCTCAATGACAAGCAGAAATCAGTCGTTGCTGAAAAAATGGCGGTGAGTTTTTGttttgagaaatgaaatggGGCTTGTTATTTTGAGTTTCTCTGAAGCTTAAAGGGTGTTTCAGGAACTTTATTGACCATAATTGTTTCCTAGCCATTAATATTATAGTTTCTGATGCATTCTACACAGAAATAAAATGATTACTAGTGTAACTGTTTGACAGGAACTTGGCGGTATAATGGTTAACTTCCATTCAACATACTGCAACAGTGTTTTGTCTCCTGATAACATTAGGTCATGTCGCCTTTGTTTAACAGGTGGTTGATAAGAATttagctgatggagctgatgaaTATCTGCAGTTGATGAGTCTGACCTCAGTGATAATGCAGCAAGCAACTCAGAGCTCCTGAGCTGGCCAGATTCGCATCACTACCCCGTTAGTGGATACCTGTCAACATCTCCCATTTCCTCTCTGTACATTTTGTGATAAACCTTTGTATTTTTGAAGCAaagtgttttgatttttttttttttttcctttggtgTGAGGGGTTTGTTTGCAGGGAGTTGGCAAGATGGCAGGTCCACTAGTATATTCACATGTATGTCCGAAAGTGCCCAGGTCGTGTTTGGTCCCACGAGATTAGTAAGGTTGTGTGGGATAATGGTCAGCCACTCCGACAACTTTTaaggtattacacacacacacacacgctgagggCCAGTGAGGTCAACGTTAGGGTTTGTGCATCTTCAAGCAGAGTTGCCTTATAATGTTAGTGGAAAGCATCGTGCACTTGCCATGTGTGTTTAGCTTTTTAATGGAGGCTGAGAACTGACTTAAAGATACAAGTACTGTGACTTAGATTGGGTCACCATCAACCACTTGGCCTCCaagtcaggaaacacacacaaggaaccaTATTCCACTTTATTTCAAAATTGGTCATGTACAAGCCAAGATCAGGTAGGTGCTACTATGTTATGGCCCATAGGTAAGAGGTTTAGGGTCACTTGTTTAAAACAATTGTGCAATGTATTTAACAAACTTATCTGAAAAGTTCTGAAAGAAATTCTGAACCAAGCACTAGAATAACTGCAGGTTTGTTAGTTGAAGAAAATTGGCAGACTTAATACAGCACTTATACCTTTTAGTCCACAAGTAAATTATCAAACGATAAAGAACATCTATTACACACACTTGTATTGGTCTAGGAAATATATACCTACGAAAGAAGATTCTGTAAGAGCCCATTTCTACTGGCACCCCACCCTAGTCTAACTGTTAAGAGCACCGTGCCTCCTGAGGTCCCTAAAGAGAACTCACCACCGTGGCTGCGTCACTGCAAAATATCAGTTTTCTTATCCAGGTTCAGCATTGAGACAAGAGTAACCACTTTCCAATAAAATAAGCACAATGCACCTGTTCATTTGAGCCACAGAGAGCACCTCACAAGACACCAGCCCAGAGTTTAAATCAGATCAGCCACATTCAAAGGCATCTCCTCAACAGTAGTATTGTAGAAGGACTCGATGTCCCGAAGAATCCTCTTGTCCTCCTCGGTTACAAAGTTAATTGCAACTCCTTTTCTGCCGAAACGGCCACCACGTCCAATTCTGTGCAACGAGAAGATAACAGAGCACTGCAATGAAATGTATTCCTTTTAAAGACCACAGGGCAGTGCAAATATAGGGGCCAAAAAAAGCACAAACCTATGGATGTAGTTCTCTCGGTTTGTGGGAAGGTCATAATTGATGACTAGAGAGACTTGCTGCACGTCAATTCCACGAGCCTGCAATGAAAGTGTACACGTAACCGCGTGATCACTACGGTTATTCATCCAAATCATGAATGGGTAAAGATTCCACTCCAACAAATGGAACTGGATTTAGTGTCGTCATTCCATTTAGGCCACTTATATACttacattcaaataaaaacatgactTTATGCAACTCTAAACAGCCAATGCACAAtattaaaaataatgaaattaccAGCAAATCAGTTGTGATCAGGACCCTGCTGGATCCGGAGCGGAACTCCCGCATGACCACATCGCGCTCTTTCTGGTCCATGTCTCCGTGCTGCAACAACGAGGACGAGAGATCAAAAATCAACATGTCTCTGGACAAGTGGGGTCCGTTCCCCCCACAATGATCTCACCAAGGCAGAGACGGTGAAGTCCCTGGCGTGCATCTTCTCTGTCAGCCAGTCCACCTTCCTCCTCGTGTTCAAGAAGATCACGGCTTGGGTGATTGTCAGAGTCTCATACAGATCACAGAGGGTGTCCAGCTTCCACTCCTGCAggtaagagaagagagaaacggGTCATCACCTTTGAAATGACAACACAGGCCTCCATCACATGTAGTGGGGTTTGGTCACCTCTCCAACACCATTACTATGTCCTTGAATAGGGACACTACACTGGTCAAAGGGAAATTCACATCTTTTCGGTTTCTGGTATTTCTATTTCATTCTGCTATAGGGGGCTCAGAAGTTTATAAAGCATTAgtctttaacatttacatttttacctttagtcatttagcacaggggttttcaaccgggggtccgcggcgGTATTGCATGGCAAgtgatgtaccctgataatttcacatatttaagtgttataggctgaatatgtgtgcagggggagggggcgtggtggcggcggttacaaacacgcacgcgcgtgcaggcacatcagtgggccgcaaattactttctagtcagaatggtggtccctgggacaagaccagttgaaaacccctgatttagcagatgcttttgtccaaagcgacatacaagggagagaacagtcaagctaggagcaataaaaacctggtggaacaataaatactactttactttacataagaaaatagaaaaacgacatagaaagaaaaataagtgcaggaatgtaactgctgaagtgcaagttaagcactagtcaaggtgccagtttaggaagggaggtgctctctgaagagttgggtcttcaaaagcttcttgaaggtagagagggacgcccctgctctggtagtactagacagttcgttccaccaacgaggaactacaaatgagaatagtctggattgccgtgcttgcacagacggcagtgccaaacgacgctcactagacgagtgcagtgtcctgggtgtaacatttgcccttacaagagcatttaggtaggtgggagcagaaccagcaagcactctgtaggcaagcataagtgacttgaactcaatgcgagcagctaccggcagccagtggagctcaatgagtagcgaggtgacgtgtgccctcttcggttggttttAAGTTAATCGTCTTCATACAAGTCCATGGGAATGCCACATTGAGCATCTTTACCTCCCAGTAGGAGTTCTGAGATTCAGCAACAGCAGTTCCTCCATAGTCTCAGTTGATGTGTGTCTCGGCCATGTTAACTATGGTCTGGCTTCTACAAGAGTACTTGGAACACTGGACGGACAGGATTTTCATTTCATAATTAAACGATAAGTAGTTGATATCTTCTAGCTCCTCGGAAATTGTTCTCTGCTAAGTTCTTTATCTTGAAAGGCATAATGTCACAGCTGGCTGTCATAAGTTCAGTACACTGATCCTGTTGATTTTTGTTGCTATGCCAGTGCGGATTTAAGCCAAGGAGgcacactcacctctctctccacattgaTGTAGAACTGCTTAATACCCTCAAGGGTAAGTTCCTCCTTCTTCACCAGGATGCGGATTGGATCCCGCATGAACTTCTTGGTCACCTCCAGCACGTCAGATGGCATGGTGGCCGAGAGAAGCACAacctgtccacacacagagcccattcattcattctacaCACAGTTCAGTTTGGTCTAATACGGTGTAGCTGGCTACATGGCGAGAACACTATGCAAAGTTCTTGCATCTCTTGGAACGGTTTAAATTgggaaaaacatttttttaaatcatagcAACTCACTTGGATGTTGGTGCTCAACTTTTGAAAGATTTCGTATATCTGATCCTTGAATCCTCGACTCAACATTTCATCAGCTTCATCCAAAACGAACATCTTGATCCACTTAGGAGCTGtagcaagaaagaaacacactGTTGCCATAAACAACGCTTTGAAAACATCCAAAACTCATCAGGTTATGGTGTAGCAATCAGTAACAAGTCAAAGTTTCTCCATTATGAAGTCAGTCCCGAAAGATGGTAGAGCATCATTTTACTACTCAAATAACATGAATCTTCCAGGCCAATTGCCAAAGATCACTTACAAAGGTATCCGCGGTTCACCATGTCGAAGACACGGCCGGGGGTCCCTACCACTATGTGATAAGCCTCCGCCTCGAGTTTCTGCATCTCATTGCGTACATTTGTACCACCAATGCAGGCATGACAGGTGGCCCCCATGTAGTCACCCAGAGCCAAAATGACTTTCtggatctaaacacacacaaaagtagaAATGTTGATGCTGTATCAAATTTACATTAATCCATATTGGGTTTTCAACAACCAATGACAGAAGGAGGACACATTCAAAGTCTCTACCATGTTTAACAACAGAATCAAATCAATTGTAAATGGGAATCAATAGAGTTTAGGCCACCAATACATAAGCACTGCTATTTTGCTCATTTTAATACTGACATTTTTCAAAATCCCCAAAgaagtagtagtaataatagtcAAAAACGAAATAAATCAATACCATATGGCTAAAATTAATGCATTTTGTTATTTATGCCCATTTTAAATATTAACGACACAAAAGAGGTTGATCCTTGAAATGCGATATTACCCAACAAAATATCCCAATACTGAATTCAATCAATCTCCCCATCCCTGAGCCCACATGTCACTTGCCAAGTTATGAACTGATGCAAACCTAAGTACCCTTAAGAGCATCTTCCACACTACCTTCATGCTGAGGCTAACACCTCAGGAGCAGCATACCTGCTGGGCCAGCTCCCTGGTTGGAGCCAGTACCAGAGCTTGAGTCTCTTTCTGCTCAATCGCCAGCTGCTGCAGGATGGAAATGGCAAAAGTGGCTGTCTTTCCTGTGCCTGACTGGGCCTGAGCAATAACATCAAAACCTTTAAAattaaagcacaaacacaagaggAGACACTCTCAGCTTGTGACTTCACATTAGAGACAATCTCAACTTGCTGGTTCATTCCAGACTTGGAATGTGCCCATAAATATACTAATGAGGAGTTTTTAACCCCCATAGCAGTTACTGCATTATGGAAAGTAATTCCTATAATTCCTATTATACTGGGAAGACGATCATCGGTATTGTAATTTTTTTAAGGTACCCTTGATGCATGGAATGATTGCCCGCTGCTGAATCGCAGATGGCCTCTCAAAACCATAGGCATAGATTCCCCTCAGGAGGGTTTCTTTCAGATTCATGTCATCAAAGTTGTCTGTGATCTCATTCCAGTTGCTCTAAAAATgcacaacaagaaaaaacactttttttttttttaaagtttcaaAACCAGATAATGCTCATCATATTACCAGGAAACATTAGCTACTTGTAGTTTGATTCTGAGAGTGTTAAAAAGCCAACATGGGTTGGTAATGCTGTTTGggatattttatttatgtattcaaaCAAGCATCAATTTACCATTCTACAAAATATGTAAATTAAAGCTCGCAACACCAGTTTGAGGGAAGGCTCACATGTAAAGCAGGTTATAAACTGAAGCAATGAAACGGTCACTAATCCACAACTTACCTCGATGACACCATCAGGCTCCATTCCATCTGGGCCTCCATGGTCTCTATCTCTGGAGCTTTAAAAGCAATcgataacaaaataaagatAATGTGTTTTTCCAACACTGACACCTGAAGTAAATATTAACCACGTGATGCTTTAAGCCATAAAGCGTGAGAACACTTTCAGGAGGTTTCCAAAATCTTCGATAATTTGGCACTATCCAGCAGACAACTCAAAACACCACCAATTTCAACTAAATGTACGAATCAGAAAAGCTGACAGTTCACCATGTCTAACTCAAATTATCGTCGGAACATCTTGGCACATTATTCTGTGGAGCCTGGCGGAAAACAGCTGACCTAGCATTGAATCACGTTACTTTGACAATTGACAGCAGTTCTGACCTCTTCTCTTCAAAAGCGCTTTCGTTAGTTTGAATGTGTG from Clupea harengus chromosome 10, Ch_v2.0.2, whole genome shotgun sequence harbors:
- the LOC105913199 gene encoding eukaryotic initiation factor 4A-II isoform X1, which gives rise to MSGDSADYNSSRDRDHGGPDGMEPDGVIESNWNEITDNFDDMNLKETLLRGIYAYGFERPSAIQQRAIIPCIKGFDVIAQAQSGTGKTATFAISILQQLAIEQKETQALVLAPTRELAQQIQKVILALGDYMGATCHACIGGTNVRNEMQKLEAEAYHIVVGTPGRVFDMVNRGYLSPKWIKMFVLDEADEMLSRGFKDQIYEIFQKLSTNIQVVLLSATMPSDVLEVTKKFMRDPIRILVKKEELTLEGIKQFYINVEREEWKLDTLCDLYETLTITQAVIFLNTRRKVDWLTEKMHARDFTVSALHGDMDQKERDVVMREFRSGSSRVLITTDLLARGIDVQQVSLVINYDLPTNRENYIHRIGRGGRFGRKGVAINFVTEEDKRILRDIESFYNTTVEEMPLNVADLI
- the LOC105913199 gene encoding eukaryotic initiation factor 4A-II isoform X2, whose product is MPMVLRGHLRFSSGQSFHASRQLAIEQKETQALVLAPTRELAQQIQKVILALGDYMGATCHACIGGTNVRNEMQKLEAEAYHIVVGTPGRVFDMVNRGYLSPKWIKMFVLDEADEMLSRGFKDQIYEIFQKLSTNIQVVLLSATMPSDVLEVTKKFMRDPIRILVKKEELTLEGIKQFYINVEREEWKLDTLCDLYETLTITQAVIFLNTRRKVDWLTEKMHARDFTVSALHGDMDQKERDVVMREFRSGSSRVLITTDLLARGIDVQQVSLVINYDLPTNRENYIHRIGRGGRFGRKGVAINFVTEEDKRILRDIESFYNTTVEEMPLNVADLI